Part of the Lolium rigidum isolate FL_2022 chromosome 6, APGP_CSIRO_Lrig_0.1, whole genome shotgun sequence genome, ATCCTGGGGAGAGTGCCGCGGGTGACGGCCGCCGCCGCTGACCTCCCTCCGGGCACTGACCTCTCCCTCGCGCTGCCGGCGCCACCGCGCGTCGCGCTCCTCACCATCCCCTCGCGCATCTTCCCGGGCCGCACCACCGCCGACAGCTTCCCGTCCGTCCTCGCCGCCGacgcctccggcctcctcctcctcaaagcAGACCAGGGCCCCGCCGACACCGACCTCCCCCGCCGCAAGGACTTCTCCTGGCGCCCGACCGTCGCCGACTACTTCGTGCTCGACGCCAACACCGCCTCCGCGTTCCGCCTCCCCGACGCCAAGTTTATCAGGCGCCAGGGCCACCGCGGCCTCATCGCCCGCCCCGGCCACTACGTGGTCGCCGAGCTCCAGATGAGCGTCGGCGACGACACCGCCGACCTCCTCTGCTTCTCGTCCCACACCGGGGAGTGGGTCAGCAAGGACGTCGCCTACCCGCTGCCCTCCCGCCCGATGAGCCCCAACGCCGTGGTCTCCCACGCCGGAAGCCTCTGGTGGGTCGACCTCTCCTGGTGCCTCCTCGCCTGCGACCCCTTCGCCCACAGGCCGGCGCTCCGCGTCGTCCCGCTGCCGGAGGGCAAGGCGCTCAAGCCCAAGGAAGCTTCGGGGCTGCTCGACAAGTACCGCTGCGTGGGTGTCAGCGCCGGCAAGCTCAGGTTCGTCGACATGTACAGGAACCGCAACGGTGGCGGCGCTGCGCAGATCACCGTGTGGACGCTCGCCGATCCGGACTCCGCCAAGTGGACGCTGGAGTACGAGGCCACCTTCGGGGAGATCTGCGACGACGCCAGCTACAAGGCCACTGGTCTGCCCAGGAAGATCCCCGTGCTCGCGCTCATCCACCCTACGAACCCCGACGTGCTCTACTTCTTCGTCGACGAGCACATGGTCGGTGTCGACGTCCGTGCTCGCAAGGTTCTGGACTGGGAGGCGTACGAGCTGGTTCAGCCGCCTCGCGAGAACGTCTCCAGCCGTTTCGTTCACGCTTGGCAGCTGCCGCGGGCTCTCTGCTCAGGTAATTTCGACTCTTCCTTCTCTGTAGATTCTTGTTGCTTGTTATATGATCGGAAATTGCATGTTTCTGTATAACATTGTGAGAAATCAGAGATCTAAGGTGCATGAGGTCCTTTGCCCAGCATTTCAGGTGTGGGGGAGATTAGAGTACATCCGCAAATGTTGGAAATTTCAGCCTTTCTTAGTTTAGCATCTTGCTGTTGATGAACATGGTTACAACTCAAAAGGAGAGCTTATGTCTGATAAGTATAGGGTGAAAATGAactagctttctaaaaaggcttatattaaCAGAGGTAATAGGCTGCATAATAAAGCACTTGCATTTCAGGGTCTCTTACCTCTTACACAAGCAGGTCTAATGCTAATTACATATTCTGCAAAAAAAATGCCTAATCATATATCCAGTACTCCAGTATAAATTTTAGCCTTCATTAATTATCCTAAGCAAACGGGTAGCTCTATATGGTCGGCTGTTTGCTATGGATTTCTGTTTAAGGTAATAAGATCGTTAACTGCAATATGAGGTATTGAGTTTTCTTTTCATGTTCCGTTTACATAGCTTTTATGACATGAGACTGTATATGTTTCAAGAGTAAATTTAATTTAAGGCGCTGTAGCCCTATATACAACTATATTACGCTTTCCATGGACATTTGAAATGCTCAATCTTGCAGTTCTTTGTAGGTTGTACTGCTCTCTTAAGATTGATGGCTGCTTACTTCCCAAGTATTGTCAATTTGGAATGATTTTTATCACTgtgtgataatatgtccattgtaAATGAGAACATGTCAGGCTTTTTGCTAATTAATTTACCTCCTTTTAGCTGGATGGGTGTGACACTTTCAGTGAGTTGTGTCATAGATACTTGTATTGATTTAACACTGCCAATAATTTTTTCAGAAAGCACTTTGCTAAGCCAATATTCATAAGTGAATTGCTAAGGTATTCCATAAATGGGTTTTATGTGTTTCCGTGAGTTAGATATGTGCCTCCAACATTGGATAGATTTTTAATATTTCCGAAAAGACACTCTCTGTTGCTACTGCACTATATATGCACATTTCTGATATAAGTAGTTTCCATGATTCATACATTGCTCTTTTTCTTATTTGAGTATAGCATCATTCTCTCTTGTACATAGTACTAGCTATTATAACAATTAAGTGCCATTTTAGTTTCCAAGGCACGCTATTATGCAAACAGTCCGACAaaatatgcatatatatatagtgaatcAGCTGTCAGACATAAGTACTACGTTTAGCAAACTTATTAAAGTTAATTGCCAAAGGAATTCTTTGTGCATTTCATGCAGTTCGTTGAAGCCAGGTTAGGTTTCTTAAGACTGTTGTgattcactatatatatatatatatatatatatatatatatatatatatatatggaaattTCTAGCTCAATATTGTAGGGATGTTACTGTTTCAATTTGACACTCTCACCAGATTCCATGATTATGAGTCTGAATTCTTAAAATCTATATTTTCCTTTCTTTGTTTGTAGAACTAGACTACTAGTAGGCATCAGAATGGTTTTTTGTGACATGAATTCTTTGTTTATTCAGTCCGGTTCAGTTGATGTGACAAAGTTATAAACTGCAGTCATGAATAGGCATACTGAATCAGTTATTATACCTAAGGCTAAGTACAACAAAGTTGTTATATTTGTATAACCCATGTAACCTTACAGGTAGGCAAGCATTAGACGACCAACGGGCTGAAGCCTTTATTTCTTGACTAATACAACGTTCTCTGTCCTTTGAAGGTTCTGCAAAGGAGACTGAAGATGATGGCGTGAATGACGAGCTGCAGCAACTCCGTCTGTGAGACGAAAATAGGAATGCATAGCTGGGGTTAACTTCTTAACTAGGGGAAGTAATGCGCGATCAGGTGGCAATGGCGTCTTATCGACCTTAACCAAAAGACATGGCTGAAACGTTCTGCTTTGTTTTGTCTTGTCACTGTTTAAGTTCAGACGTTAGTAGTTCTTGTCTTAACATTTTATGGTTATGGTTAATTCACCATCTTGGCTCAGAACTAAAGGGATTTCGGTGAAAGTTAATCTGTCGTTATGTTATCTCTTGTCCGTGATCAAGTTATTGTGAAGGTTTGACAGTGCTAGCTCGTTGAATTGTTTTTTAATCTGAATTTGCTTTCTTCTTCTAGGGGTAAGCTCAGTGATATCTGCTCATCGAGTGATGAGATCTGCATCAGGATGGGGATCTTCGTTATTCTTTGTGCAACATTTCGTATTTCCAAATGTAGCGTCATGTCACTATCCTGCGTGGCTAAGTGCCTAGGAAGGGGATTTGAGAGGGAAACTGAGGTTAGTGATCAAGAATGAGCATGATGATTAGTGTTCTTGGATAACGTGTACAATGGTGACCCTGCCTCTTATCACCACCCTGTCATGACTGCACTTACATGGCCCAAGATGTTATATtgcgatccaaattcatatactaaagagaggctaacttctgacgagcggagcgaggcccgtcgccgggtaggcttgggccgaagcgtagcggtaCGGATCATTgataccgcctatatatacatcttgtaagtcgccggctagggtttatcagattataagataacccacgacgtttgtaaacactccctgaTATAATGAAGTTTTGTTGGCTGGCGACCGTGTTTTttcccccttctgtgttggaaggggttttccacgttaaatcttgtgtctccgctgcgtttacctttatcgttcttcgttattttctTGCCGCTTTTatcacaagtggtatcagagcccgtgtttcaatctagggttttgcgacatgtctttcttgaaattcgatctaccgcagctggattataccACTAGATTTTCtccgtggcaagtgaagatgagggcgatccttacccaatcttctgatctggatgaagctcttgatggatttggcaagaaataTGCCAAGACttggaccgacgatgaaaagaggaaagaccgtaaggctttttcattaattcagcttcatctatccaacaatatcttgcaggaagtgctggctgagaaatccgTAGCGccgctgtggttgaaactggaatcgatctgcatgtccaaagatctaaccagtaagatgcacgtgaagatgaagttgttctcgcacaagctgcaagaaggtgcgtcaatgatgaatcacctatcgatctttaaatAGATCGTTTCTGATCTGCtatccatggaggtaaaatatgatgatgaggatctcgctcttatactgttagtccCGTTgcttaattcttttgcgaattttcgagacaccttgttatacagtcgtgatgaactaacccttgccgaagtttatgaggccctccagcagagggaaaagatgaaatctatggtgcaggcagagggttcgtcatctaaggcagaagcactTTGCGGGTCCGAGCgggaccgagaacagaaacaacaactacaacaactacaacagagataagagcaagaccgatagAGGTCGCTcgaagtccaagggacgagatggtaagttctgcaagtattgtaagaaaactagccacaatattgatgattgctggaagttgcagaacaaagagaaaagaaacggtacttaccaaccaaaaGACAAATCTAAGGGTGATGGTAAGTCTGCTGTTGTTTCCAAtgataattctgatggcgattgcctagttgtgttctTTGGTTGTGTTtacggtaatgatgagtggatccttgattctgcatgttcgtttcatatttgcagtaacaaagactggttcagttcttatgagtttgtgcagagtggagatgttgtgtgtatgggagataacaacccacgtgagatcggggcattggctccgttcagatcaagatgcatgatggcatgacacacgCTCTGACAGATGTGAGGCACATACCTGGCAcggccagaaatctgatctctctcagtacccttgatgttgatgggtacaaacactccggttctcgtgGAGTTCtaaaggtatcaaaaggttctctcgttcacatgataggtgatatgaattctgcaaaattatatgttcttagaggtagcactttatcTGGTATTGCTGTTGttgttattcctgatgaacctggtaaaactgatctgtggcatatgcgccttggagtgaacatggcatggcgtGGCAGAATTGTAtaggagagacctgctagatggctgcaatttgagtaagtttgagttctgtgagcactgcatttttggtaagcataaaagagttaaattcaatgcttccgttcataccactaaagggattctagattatgtgcatgctgatgtgtggggaccttcccataaagacttctcttggtggtgcaaattacatgcttactatcatagattaTTACTCcggaaaagtgtggcctttcttttacgaaacataaatccgatgtgtttgatgcttttagaaagtggaaagttaatggtagagaagcaaacgagAAAGAAAGTTAAGCGCTCGTatcgacaatggcatggagttttgttctactgttttcaatgattattgaaGCAACGAAGGCATTGTTAGGCACCACACCTTCCCATATAgtcctcagcagaatggtgtggcggagaggatgaacagaaccatcatctccaaggctcgctgcatgttgtccaatgttggtatgcatagacgtttttgggatgaagcagcctccaccgcttgttacttgataaacaggtcaccttgcattccgcttgataagaaaactcctattgaggtatggtctggttcatctgctgattattcacagttgagagttttcggttgcactgcttatgctcatattgataatggaaagctagagcatATGGCtattaagtgtgtgtttcttggttatggttcaggagttaaggcatacaagttatggaatcctgaaactaagaaagtgttgcatagcaggaatgtagtATTTAATGAGactgtcatgttttataagagttcatctacaaaTGTTACTGATgttgttgatttttctgataattctgatgatgaacaacaaaggattagcgtgcaggtggaacacgttgaggagaaagaaaatgatgttgctgaaaatgataacattgttgttcagcactcaccacctgttttgcagcaaactaatagttccattgctgctgatataccgaggcgtaacaaaggtcaacgtcctcgtttaattgaagaatgtaatcttgttcatcatgctttgagttgtgctgaacaggtggagcatgatactaaACCTGGTACATATACTGAgaccgttgcatccgttgaccgcgtgaagtggatttctgctatgcaagaggagatgcaatcgcttgacaagaatgacacatgggatgttgtgcccttgcctaaacaaaagaaggttgtccgctgtaagtggatatttaaaagaaagtaaggtttgtctcctaatgagtctccgaggtttaaggcgcggccaagggtgggccgcgcctgccctatgtactgccacatggcagatctcctgcgcgtgtccttctggctttgTCTCCGTCCCAGAAAAATAAgaatctgggcttttgtttcgtccaattccgagaaactttcatgtacaacttttctgaaacacaaaaacagtagaaaacaggaactgacactgtggcactgtgttaataggttagtcccaaaaaatgctaaaaagtgtggaaaaatgcacataaaacatataagaattgtaacaaaacaagcatggagcatcaaaaattatagatacgtttgggacgtatcagcgtcttccacaacgtgtctaactcctctttcagcaacccgagatacaaatgcatgtcgacacctggttgtattAGCCCCTAAATGAGAATACttaggtgtatgtacctttgcgtggtgcacagccacgggtaGGTTGTAAGGTCATACAAACATTGGCCAGGTCCTATGTGTGCTACTCtgattgccgaacggattgagtccatcggtgctcatacccaacctgatgttccttgcgttgcccccgaacctagggaaggcgatgtccaattctTCCCACTGGccagcgtctgaagggtgtgtcagcatatagtctatctccggatcttcttcgggcttatccctttccgcgtgccattgcatgagctttgctttcttagggtccacgaaata contains:
- the LOC124663863 gene encoding uncharacterized protein LOC124663863, translated to MASSASPSWAILGRVPRVTAAAADLPPGTDLSLALPAPPRVALLTIPSRIFPGRTTADSFPSVLAADASGLLLLKADQGPADTDLPRRKDFSWRPTVADYFVLDANTASAFRLPDAKFIRRQGHRGLIARPGHYVVAELQMSVGDDTADLLCFSSHTGEWVSKDVAYPLPSRPMSPNAVVSHAGSLWWVDLSWCLLACDPFAHRPALRVVPLPEGKALKPKEASGLLDKYRCVGVSAGKLRFVDMYRNRNGGGAAQITVWTLADPDSAKWTLEYEATFGEICDDASYKATGLPRKIPVLALIHPTNPDVLYFFVDEHMVGVDVRARKVLDWEAYELVQPPRENVSSRFVHAWQLPRALCSGSAKETEDDGVNDELQQLRL